Proteins co-encoded in one Arachis stenosperma cultivar V10309 chromosome 7, arast.V10309.gnm1.PFL2, whole genome shotgun sequence genomic window:
- the LOC130940806 gene encoding cellulose synthase-like protein E1, translating into MVVKRSDDEESLFETTKSRGRFLHRLFSLSLFVAICFVYAYRLTHVPTGGEDHGGEDYYYGTWTWLGLLAAELWFGLYWVLTQAVRWNLVFRKTFKKRLAQRYEESKLPEVDIFVCTADPEVEPPIMVINTVLSHMAYDYPSEKLSVYLSDDAASELTFYALLEASLFAKHWLPFCKKFNVQPTSPAAYFNNILLHHNHATKEFANIKKLYDEMKKRIEDATKLGRVASEERLKHRGFSQWNSYSSRRDHDTILQIILHKKEPHNSKDEDGNYLPTLVYLAREKRPQHHHNFKAGAMNSLLRVSSVISNAKIILNVDCDMYSNSSESVRDALCFLMDEKKGHEIAFVQFPQTFENILKHDIYSSTLLSIVDVEMHGADHYGGPFYIGTCCFHRRDALSGMKFSVGYKNELLKSERDNSIEENLHELEVKSKALASCTYEENTLWGKEMGVRYGCLVEDVMTGLCIHLQGWKSVYYSPPRKAFYGVAPTTLLQALVQHKRWAEGQVQILLSEHCPALYGHGRISLGHQLGYSYCNCWALTSLSKLYYSIIPSLYLLRGIPLFPKMPSIWFIPFAYVIVGESARSLLEFVLFGSTIQGWWNDLRMVLYKGTSSYLFALIDSISKLFGLPDSPFTVTAKVMEEDVSERYEKQVMEFGAASPLFTVLATIALLNLFCLLGILKELALSEDWFETCKKVSLQILLCGFLVLINIPIYQGLFLRKDKGRLPSSIAIKSTVLALSTCILFSMLKD; encoded by the exons ATGGTTGTAAAGAGGAGTGATGATGAAGAATCATTGTTTGAGACAACCAAATCAAGAGGGAGGTTCCTACATAGGCTGTTTTCACTGTCTTTGTTTGTGGCCATCTGCTTTGTCTATGCTTACCGGTTGACCCACGTACCCACCGGAGGAGAAGACCACGGCGGCGAAGATTACTACTATGGGACATGGACTTGGCTCGGGTTGCTCGCGGCGGAGCTGTGGTTCGGCCTCTACTGGGTCTTGACTCAAGCCGTCCGGTGGAACTTAGTGTTTAGGAAAACCTTCAAAAAGAGACTCGCTCAAAG aTATGAAGAAAGCAAGTTACCAGAAGTGGACATATTTGTGTGCACAGCAGATCCAGAAGTTGAGCCACCAATAATGGTGATCAATACAGTGCTGTCTCATATGGCTTATGACTATCCTTCTGAGAAGCTGAGTGTTTATCTCTCTGATGATGCTGCTTCTGAGCTCACTTTCTATGCTCTTTTGGAGGCTTCTCTCTTTGCCAAGCATTGGTTACCTTTCTGCAAGAAATTCAATGTTCAACCTACGTCTCCAGCtgcttattttaataatatccTTCTTCACCATAATCATGCTACTAAAGAATTCGCAAACATTAAG AAATTATATGatgaaatgaaaaaaagaatTGAAGATGCAACTAAATTGGGAAGAGTTGCGAGTGAAGAACGCTTGAAGCATAGAGGATTTTCTCAATGGAATTCATATTCTTCTCGACGTGACCATGACACAATTCTCCAA ATAATACTGCATAAAAAGGAGCCGCATAATTCTAAAGATGAAGATGGGAATTATTTGCCAACTCTTGTGTATTTGGCTCGTGAGAAGAGACCCCAACATCATCACAATTTCAAAGCTGGAGCCATGAACTCTTTG CTAAGGGTGTCATCAGTGATTAGCAATGCGAAGATCATTCTAAATGTAGATTGTGACATGTACTCAAACAGTTCAGAATCAGTGAGGGATGCTCTTTGCTTTTTGATGGATGAAAAGAAAGGTCATGAAATTGCTTTTGTGCAATTCCCTCAGACTTTTGAGAACATTCTCAAACATGACATATACAGCAGCACTCTATTATCAATTGTTGAT GTGGAGATGCATGGTGCGGATCATTATGGTGGCCCTTTCTATATTGGAACATGCTGCTTTCATAGGAGAGATGCTCTAAGTGGGATGAAGTTTAGTGTTGGATACAAGAATGAATTATTAAAGAGTGAGAGAGACAATTCCATAGAAGAAAACTTGCATGAATTAGAAGTAAAATCAAAGGCTCTAGCAAGTTGCACCTATGAAGAAAACACACTATGGGGAAAAGAG ATGGGTGTGAGATATGGGTGTCTAGTGGAGGATGTGATGACAGGATTGTGTATACATTTGCAAGGATGGAAATCAGTGTACTATAGCCCACCAAGGAAGGCTTTCTATGGTGTTGCTCCAACCACCTTGCTTCAAGCACTTGTTCAGCACAAGAGATGGGCTGAAGGAcaagttcaaattcttctttCTGAGCATTGTCCAGCATTATATGGCCATGGAAGGATCAGCTTAGGCCACCAATTGGGATATTCTTACTGCAATTGTTGGGCACTCACCTCCTTATCAAAGCTATATTACTCCATCATCCCTTCACTCTATCTCCTTAGAGGCATTCCCTTGTTTCCAAAG ATGCCTAGCATATGGTTCATACCTTTTGCATATGTAATAGTGGGTGAAAGTGCTCGCAGTTTGTTGGAGTTTGTGTTATTTGGAAGCACAATCCAAGGTTGGTGGAATGACCTAAGGATGGTGCTGTACAAGGGAACAAGCTCTTACCTATTTGCTCTCATAGACAGCATCTCCAAGTTATTTGGCCTTCCAGATTCTCCCTTTACAGTCACAGCTAAGGTCATGGAGGAAGATGTTTCCGAACGATACGAGAAACAAGTTATGGAGTTTGGAGCAGCTTCTCCATTGTTCACTGTATTGGCAACAATTGCATTGCTCAATTTGTTCTGTTTACTTGGCATTTTGAAGGAGTTAGCCCTTAGTGAAGACTGGTTTGAAACTTGTAAGAAAGTGTCCTTGCAAATTCTGTTGTGTGGGTTCTTGGTACTTATCAATATTCCTATATACCAAGGACTTTTCTTAAGGAAGGATAAGGGCAGATTACCAAGCTCTATTGCCATTAAATCAACAGTATTGGCTCTAAGCACATGCATCCTCTTCAGCATGTTGAAAGATTAA
- the LOC130940807 gene encoding protein NOI4-like isoform X2: MSEKGQPLPKFGEWDVNDPASAEGYTVIFNKARDEKKTGGKPESPGKADPHTAKPALDPGKTASKKWFCCIQNPPAES, from the exons ATGTCG GAAAAGGGTCAGCCACTACCTAAGTTTGGTGAATGGGATGTTAATGATCCAGCTTCAGCGGAAGGGTACACTGTAATCTTTAACAAAGCTAGGGATGAGAAGAAGACTGGTGGCAAACCTGAGTCACCTGGAAAAGCTGATCCTCATACTGCCAAGCCTGCATTAGATCCCGGCAAAACTGCGAGT AAGAAATGGTTTTGCTGCATACAAAATCCTCCTGCAGAATCATAG
- the LOC130940807 gene encoding protein NOI4-like isoform X1, which translates to MSQEKGQPLPKFGEWDVNDPASAEGYTVIFNKARDEKKTGGKPESPGKADPHTAKPALDPGKTASKKWFCCIQNPPAES; encoded by the exons ATGTCG CAGGAAAAGGGTCAGCCACTACCTAAGTTTGGTGAATGGGATGTTAATGATCCAGCTTCAGCGGAAGGGTACACTGTAATCTTTAACAAAGCTAGGGATGAGAAGAAGACTGGTGGCAAACCTGAGTCACCTGGAAAAGCTGATCCTCATACTGCCAAGCCTGCATTAGATCCCGGCAAAACTGCGAGT AAGAAATGGTTTTGCTGCATACAAAATCCTCCTGCAGAATCATAG
- the LOC130941152 gene encoding uncharacterized protein LOC130941152, giving the protein MAQVLYLRLSLPAESRKFSPSSSSSSSKPSLKLPQRTRSSNVSIPATTKGGSSRLLKTQKLNSEVSPHRAVSSVRLMRIELGGAFADLLNEKGKGSGENEMGYVQRTLGFRTRELNHHDLRLVTDIVGGTIRWRRYLDHLISSLCHDKDISSMEPLLLQILRIGFYEIVKLDMPPYAVVDENVRLAKVALRPGAGNMVNGILRKLVALKEDEVLPLPRVEGDDRAQARALATLYSHPVWMVRRWTKYLGQEETIKLMKWNNSEPSFSLRANQARGFSRDDLVMQLNALKVPHSVSPHLDEFVRVKTGLQTVIQAGLLRKGLCSVQDESAGLVVSIVDPQPGETVIDCCAAPGGKTLYMASRLCGQGLVFAVDVNRGRLRILKETAKLHQVDGVVTTVHADLRVLTDGEALKSNKVLLDAPCSGLGVLSKRADLRWNRKLEDMEELKKLQDELLDAAAKLVKPGGVLVYSTCSIDPEENEERVAAFLLRHAEFRIDPVDRFVPPDFVTDSGFYFSNPVKHSLDGSFAARLVRAS; this is encoded by the exons ATGGCGCAAGTGCTGTACCTGCGTTTGTCTCTCCCTGCAGAATCCCGAAAATTctcaccttcttcttcttcttcttcttccaaacCTTCACTGAAGCTTCCACAAAGAACTCGAAGCTCCAACGTATCCATTCCTGCCACCACCAAAG GTGGTTCCAGTCGCTTGCTCAAAACCCAGAAGCTGAATTCAGAGGTTTCTCCTCACAGAGCTG TCTCATCTGTGAGATTGATGAGGATAGAGCTTGGTGGTGCTTTTGCTGACCTTCTCAATGAGAAAGGCAAAGGTTCTGGCGAGAATGAGATGGGATATGTCCAGAGAACGCTCGGCTTTCGAACCCGGGAATTGAATCATCATGATCTTAGATTG GTTACTGACATTGTTGGGGGCACAATTCGTTGGAGAAGATATCTTGATCATCTGATCAGTTCACTTTGTCATGATAAAGATATATCTAGTATGGAACCTCTTCTCTTACAG ATTCTAAGAATAGGATTCTATGAGATTGTCAAATTAGATATGCCGCCATATGCTGTtgtagatgag AATGTTAGGCTTGCCAAAGTTGCGCTTAGACCTGGTGCCGGCAACATGGTCAACGGAATCCTCCGAAAGCTAGTTGCACTCAAG GAAGATGAGGTTCTTCCTTTGCCCAGAGTGGAGGGTGATGATCGTGCCCAAGCCCGTGCTTTAGCAACTCTATACTCACACCCAGTT TGGATGGTAAGGAGATGGACAAAGTATCTTGGCCAGGAAGAAACCATTAAATTGATGAAATGGAACAACAGTGAACCTAGTTTCAGCTTAAG AGCAAACCAGGCAAGAGGTTTTTCGAGAGATGACCTTGTGATGCAGCTTAATGCATTGAAG GTCCCACACAGCGTTTCACCACATTTGGATGAATTTGTTCGCGTCAAAACCGGATTGCAG ACTGTAATTCAGGCCGGATTACTCAGAAAAGGCTTATGTTCAGTTCAAGATGAAAGTGCAG GTCTGGTAGTCTCTATTGTGGATCCTCAGCCGGGTGAAACTGTGATTGATTGCTGTGCTGCTCCTGGTGGAAAGACCTTATACATGGCCTCTCGTTTATGTGGCCAAG GTTTGGTATTTGCAGTTGATGTAAATCGTGGCAGATTGAGGATTCTCAAAGAGACAGCAAAGTTGCACCAAGTAGACGGCGTTGTTACCACCGTCCACGCCGATCTTCGCGTGTTAACG GATGGTGAAGCGCTAAAGAGTAACAAAGTTCTGTTGGATGCTCCATGCTCTGGGCTTGGTGTTCTTTCGAAGAGAGCGGATTTGCGATGGAACCGGAAGCTGGAAGATATGGAAGAGCTGAAGAAATTACAGGACGAGCTCCTCGACGCGGCGGCCAA ATTGGTAAAACCTGGTGGAGTATTAGTTTATAGTACATGCTCCATAGATCCTGAAGAGAATGAGGAGAGGGTAGCAGCATTTCTTCTAAGACATGCG GAATTTCGCATTGATCCTGTAGACAGATTTGTTCCACCTGATTTTGTGACGGACAGTGGTTTCTATTTTTCTAACCCGGTAAAGCATTCGCTCGATGGCTCCTTTGCGGCTCGATTGGTGCGCGCTTCCTAA
- the LOC130941154 gene encoding uncharacterized protein LOC130941154, which produces MATREDDDDEINPFTTVLNDQDHHEQQPNSLTTVHDGAPEQQSYSLRSIESTVLIRQLPSEGLSFQLWPAATALISLLDSYRSSPSTSPLSAAFSGSQRQLRILELGSGTGIVGIVAAATLGGNVTITDLPHVVPNLQFNTDANKEVVTSNGGAVTVAALRWGNVDDVAEIGRDFDVVLASDVVYHDHLYEPLLETLRFLLLGFEEEKEMKKKKKKKKKKEKEKVFVMAHLKRWKKESAFFKKAKKLFDVDVLHTCAPSDRARVGVVVYRFVPKGLIAPSEV; this is translated from the coding sequence ATGGCTACTCGGGAAGATGACGATGACGAAATAAACCCCTTCACCACCGTCCTAAACGATCAAGACCACCACGAACAACAACCTAACAGCTTAACCACCGTACACGACGGCGCACCGGAGCAACAGAGCTACTCACTCCGTTCGATCGAGTCAACGGTCCTGATTCGCCAGCTCCCTTCCGAGGGACTCTCCTTCCAGCTCTGGCCGGCCGCCACCGCACTCATCTCTCTTCTTGATAGCTACCGTTCCAGCCCTTCCACCAGCCCCCTCTCCGCTGCTTTCTCCGGCAGCCAGCGCCAGCTTAGGATCCTCGAGCTAGGCTCCGGCACAGGAATCGTCGGGATCGTCGCCGCCGCCACGCTCGGCGGCAATGTGACCATCACGGACCTTCCTCACGTCGTTCCGAATCTCCAATTCAACACAGATGCCAACAAAGAAGTTGTTACGTCCAATGGCGGCGCCGTAACTGTCGCGGCGCTCAGATGGGGAAACGTTGATGACGTGGCAGAGATAGGGCGCGATTTCGACGTTGTTCTAGCTTCGGATGTGGTTTATCACGATCACCTGTATGAACCGCTCCTCGAAACGCTGCGTTTTTTGTTGTTAGGGTtcgaggaggagaaagagatgaagaagaagaagaagaagaagaagaagaaggagaaggagaaggtgTTTGTGATGGCTCACTTGAAGAGGTGGAAGAAGGAATCGGCGTTCTTCAAGAAAGCAAAGAAGCTCTTCGACGTTGACGTTTTGCACACTTGTGCTCCCTCCGATCGTGCTAGGGTTGGTGTTGTTGTTTATCGCTTTGTTCCCAAGGGTTTGATTGCTCCTTCAGAAGTGTGA